A region of Culicoides brevitarsis isolate CSIRO-B50_1 chromosome 1, AGI_CSIRO_Cbre_v1, whole genome shotgun sequence DNA encodes the following proteins:
- the LOC134832386 gene encoding NAD kinase-like codes for MAYMSDIDLATLHKTRLEEKVNYKLSWWRNTAKSDAKLLESKPATKQYNYHKKKPVAKSATTSKSLTNKKVPAKSDENVERCDKYEKSIRNKYEASELEFDDLSDDGYFSSDTRRRRSGTWPRTRSLNAPSPFQQFGPCGRIMKNSAMVMQIQDPASQRLTWYKPPLAVLVIKKIRDPSVLSPFVQLVEWLIDEKHMVVWVEAAVLDDTLLLDNKRFLRIKDKLVTFKDGRDDLTDRIDFIICLGGDGTLLYASLLFQQSVPPVMAFHLGSLGFLTPFQFDNFEEQVTNVLEGHAALTLRSRLRCIIRRGSEENKEYKDQHAIGQDNYSVNNIPKPSTNILVLNEVVIDRGPSPYLSNIDIFLDGKHITSVQGDGLIVSTPTGSTAYAVAAGASMIHPSVPAIMVTPICPHSLSFRPIVVPAGVELKISISPDSRNTSWVSFDGRNRQELRHGDSLRVTTSVYPVPSICAQDQISDWFDSLAECLHWNVRKRQKCLDELSDLTGSGSEDTLDDLDRQMESLEA; via the exons atggcTTACATGTCGGACATTGATCTTGCGACATTGCATAAAACACGCTTAGAGGAAAAAGTTAACTATAAATTGTCGTGGTGGCGAAACACGGCGAAAAGTGATGCAAAATTACTGGAATCCAAGCCAGCGACAAAGCAGTACAATTATCACAAGAAGAAACCAGTTGCCAAGTCTGCGACAACAAGTAAAAGtctgacaaacaaaaaagtgcccgcaaaaagtgatgaaaatgTTGAACGTTGtgataaatacgaaaaatccaTTAGAAATAAGTACGAGGCGTCGGAGTTGGAGTTTGACGATCTCAGTGACGACGGATATTTCTCGTCAGACACGAGACGTCGACGATCGGGAACATGgcc gCGAACCAGAAGCTTGAATGCACCTTCACCATTTCAACAGTTTGGACCATGTGGacgaataatgaaaaattctgcCATGGTTAT gcAAATCCAGGATCCTGCCAGTCAACgcttgacttggtacaaaccACCGTTAGCTGTGCTAGTTATAAAGAAAATCCGCGATCCGAGTGTGTTATCGCCGTTCGTGCAACTGGTCGAATGGTTGATCGATGAGAAGCATATGGTTGTGTGGGTTGAAGCAGCTGTCCTTGATGACACTTTGCTGTTAGATAATAAGAGATTTCTTAGAATTAAAGACAAATTAGTTACCtttaa agATGGTCGTGATGATTTGACAGATCGTATCGATTTCATCATTTGCTTGGGAGGTGATGGCACACTTTTATACGCGTCTTTGCTGTTCCAGCAGTCTGTTCCGCCTGTGATGGCTTTCCATTTGGGTTCACTTGGATTTTTAACACCGTTCCAATTCGATAATTTCGAGGAGCAGGTCACGAATGTGCTggaag gACATGCCGCATTGACATTGAGAAGCCGTTTAAGATGTATTATCCGTCGTGGAAGTGAGGAAAATAAAGAGTACAAAGACCAACATGCGATTGGACAAGACAATTACTCTGTGAATAATATACCAAAACCATCGACAAACATTCTC gtCTTGAACGAAGTCGTTATCGATCGCGGTCCATCTCCATACTTGAGCAACATTGACATCTTCCTCGATGGCAAACACATAACTTCGGTGCAAGGCGATGGCTTGATCGTATCAACGCCAACAGGTAGTACAGCATATGCCGTTGCCGCTGGAGCTTCGATGATCCATCCTTCGGTGCCCGCAATTATGGTGACACCCATTTGCCCACATTCTCTAAGCTTCAGACCGATTGTTGTTCCAGCTGGCGTCGAATTGAAG atttcaaTCAGTCCTGATAGTCGCAACACATCCTGGGTATCGTTTGACGGTCGTAATCGACAAGAGCTTCGACATGGCGACAG TCTTCGCGTAACTACCTCAGTATATCCAGTGCCAAGTATTTGTGCTCAAGATCAAATCTCGGATTGGTTTGATTCGCTCGCCGAATGTCTACACTGGAACGTACGTAAGCGCCAAAAATGCTTAGATGAGTTGTCAGATCTGACGGGATCTGGTTCGGAGGACACGCTCGACGACTTGGATCGACAAATGGAAAGTCTGGAAGcctaa